A stretch of Eleutherodactylus coqui strain aEleCoq1 chromosome 9, aEleCoq1.hap1, whole genome shotgun sequence DNA encodes these proteins:
- the GFOD1 gene encoding glucose-fructose oxidoreductase domain-containing protein 1 isoform X2 — protein MMSAAHYYPKLMSIMGNVLRFLPAFVKMKQLIQEGYVGELQVCEVQVHSGSLRGKKYNWSCDDLMGGGGLHSVGSYIIDLLTFLTNQKAVKVHGLLKTFVKQTDHIKGIRQITSDDFCTFQMVLDGGVCCTVTLNFNVPGEFKQDVIVVGSSGGLIVMGTDLYGQRNSSAERELLFKDSTPVSNSLLPEKAIRHIPIPYLRGTIKMVQAVRQAFQDQDDRRTWDGRPLTMAATFDDCLYALCVVDAIKKSSQTGEWQNIVVMTEEPELSPAYLISEAMRRSRMSLYC, from the coding sequence ATGATGTCGGCTGCCCACTATTATCCCAAGCTAATGAGCATTATGGGAAATGTATTGCGATTTCTGCCTGCCTTTGTGAAGATGAAGCAGCTAATTCAAGAAGGATACGTTGGGGAACTTCAAGTGTGTGAGGTGCAGGTCCACAGTGGAAGCCTACGGGGAAAGAAATACAACTGGAGCTGTGATGATCTCATGGGTGGTGGTGGACTGCATTCTGTGGGGAGCTACATAATAGACCTCTTGACTTTCCtaaccaatcagaaagcagtgaaGGTCCACGGACTTCTGAAAACTTTTGTAAAGCAGACGGACCACATAAAAGGAATCCGACAGATTACCAGTGATGATTTCTGCACATTTCAGATGGTTCTtgatggtggagtgtgctgtacGGTGACCCTCAACTTTAATGTTCCTGGGGAGTTTAAACAAGATGTAATAGTTGTTGGATCATCTGGGGGACTAATTGTAATGGGGACAGATCTCTATGGACAGAGAAACAGCTCCGCCGAGCGAGAATTACTTTTTAAAGACTCTACACCCGTCAGCAATTCACTCTTGCCTGAGAAGGCTATTAGACACATTCCCATCCCATACCTGAGAGGGACTATCAAAATGGTCCAGGCGGTGCGGCAAGCATTTCAAGACCAGGACGATAGGAGAACGTGGGATGGCAGGCCACTGACCATGGCGGCTACCTTTGATGACTGTCTTTACGCTCTTTGTGTAGTGgacgcaataaaaaaatcaagccAGACTGGTGAATGGCAGAATATAGTAGTAATGACAGAGGAGCCTGAATTAAGTCCTGCTTACTTAATAAGTGAAGCAATGCGCCGGAGCCGGATGTCTTTGTACTGCTAG